The genomic DNA catattcttcttttcttcttaatttattaaattttttaacacaaaatttgcCAAAACATAAGgacaaaaagtaaaagaaacgcCAAAACACCACTACccacaatatttttattcaacaaaACTGTTTATTTACTCTCCAAATACAGCTAATGAACAGTTACTTCTTACAGATTTTGCACTGGAACTTTAAGCACTGCCGAAAATTCACACCACTTCACACCATAACAAGTAACTCCAGAATTTATTTTTGCCTTACTCGTTTTtccgaaattaatattttgcttttcaaaCGCGCAGGTGGAGTTACAACAATGCATTTGCCCACACGCAATGCAGGAAGCACTATTTCGTAATCATCTAGCAAGAAGAGGTCACCGCGATATTTTTCTCCACACACGCGCACGAGAAGAGGAAGTTAAATACACACACAGTCGAAGCTATTCTAAGATTACCAACAGCTCGTAATCGCACGGAATAAGTTCAAGCAAAGAGCACAAGTGCCACAGCTTTTCAAGTAGAGGCGGCATAACAAGACGAAGAAGAAGAAGGAGTAGAGGAAGAaggcagcaacaataacataGCACATTAAAAACTAGAGCTTGCGTACTGATTTTAAATCGCCTGGTTACAACCGGAAATTGCAGAAACTActggcacacacatacatttacacattcactttacacacatacatacacacacacatgcgcgcaGTCAAAACAACACACAAATCTTAAAAGTAAAGAAATCTAAAAGCAATTATTAAGCGAAACTATACATAAAGGCGCACCACGCTTCGTGTCGCGTCGTGTCGTCGGTATAGACTGCTCCCTTTCCACAAACGAACGCCATACTAATACACAAACCGAGTAACGGGCCACTTAATCACCGCCAGAATTTCTCATCAATAATGTCGAAGTCACAACGCGGCAGCACATATGGCTGCCGCCtcaactataacaacaacaataacaacaacaacaccagcatCAGAACGCTTATCGCCGTCTGCCTGTTCGTATTGCTGAGCAGTTGTGCAGTATCAACAACACAGGCACAGCGGCTGACTGGGCGTCGCGATCGTCCCCTAAATCCGCCTAGAGAATACAAAAAGACACATCCATGTGAACGTTCCTCCTGCTACCCGGCGACGGGTAATCTATTGATAGGACGTGAAAATCGTCTAACCGCCTCGTCCACTTGTGGCATACATACGCCGGAACGTTTCTGTATACTCTCGCATTTGGAGCATAAGAAGTGTTTCTTGTGCGATACACGCGAGGATACGCGCAATGATCCCTATAAGAATCATCGTATCGGACAAATCATCTACAAAACGAAACCGGGCACGAACCTACCCACCTGGTGGCAATCGGAGAACGGCAAGGAAAATGTGACCATACAATTGGATTTGGAAGCCGAGTTTCACTTTACCCACTTGATCATCACGTTCACCACTTTTCGGCCGGCGGCTATGCTGATCGAGCGCTCGTTTGATTTTGGTCAAACTTGGCATGTGTACCGTTACTTCGCATACGATTGCGAGGAGTCATTCCCCGGTGTGCCGATTGTATTGCGCAACATCACCGATGTTATGTGTACATCGCGCTATTCCCACGTGGAGCCTTCACGCAACGGTGAAGTGATCTTCCGTGTGCTACCGCCGAATATCAATGTGTCCGACCCGTATGCTACACACGTGCAAAATATGTTGAAAATGACCAATTTACGTATCAATTTCACTAAACTGCATAAACTGGGCGATAATCTGCTGGACAATCGGTTGGAAATGGAGGAGAAATATTACTATGGTATCAGCAATATGGTGGTACGTGGCTCATGCTCTTGCTACGGTCACGCCTCGCAGTGTCTGCCATTGGAAGGCACTGAGTCGAATGAATACGATATGGTGCATGGCCGTTGTCAGTGCACACATAACACTAAAGGTTTGAATTGTGAAACTTGCGAAGACTTCTTCAACGATCTGCCATGGAAACCGGCTTTCGGCAAACAGACCAATGCCTGCAAGAAATGCGAATGTAACGAACATGCGGTCAGCTGTCATTTTGATGAGAAAGTCTTCGAACAATCGGGACGCATATCAGGTGGTGTGTGTGATAATTGCATGCACAATACGCAGGGTCAGCATTGTGAGGAGTGTATGCCGTTCTTCTATCGGGATCCCGAACAGGATATACGTAGTCCGGAAGTGTGTAGACCGTGTAATTGCGATTTGAATGGTGCTTTGGATGAGGGCATTTGCGATTCGGTGAACGATCCCGAAAATGGCATTGAGGCGGGCGCTTGCCATTGCAAGAGCAATGTCAAGGGCCGTCGTTGCAATATCTGTAAAGATGGCTTTTGGAACTTGTTACCCGAAAATCCTGATGGTTGTGAGCAATGCACATGTAACACGCTCGGCACAATTGATAATTCGGGTTGTAATATGTACACCGGTGAGTGCACGTGCAAGCGTTTGGTTACCGGCAAGGATTGCAATCAATGTGCACCACAAACGTACGGGCTCTCAGAGTCGGAGGATGGTTGTACGCTGTGCGCTTGCGATGTTGGTGGCTCATATGACAATTTCTGCGACGTTATAACGGGTCAGTGTCGCTGCCGTCCACACATGAGTGGACGCAATTGCTCACAGCCGAAACAGAATTATTTTATACCACCATTACATGTCGTACACGATGTTGAGTTTGCCGATGTGTGCATATCGCTTAATAATAATGGTAATTGCACTGTTGTGCCATATCAACCGCTGCCCGATCGTTTGCCCGACTACACGGGTATCGGCTTTACACGGGTACCGGAAAACTCGGAATTTATAATAACTGTGGACGATATACCAAGCTCCATGCCCTACGATGTGGTGATACGTTATCAGACCACTTCACGTGATGACTGGGAGAAAGCTTATATAACACTTGTACGTAACGACGAAGTAGATCCGGATGGTGTTTGCGCATCCAGCGTACAACCCGGTTCGAGTGTGTACGAAACGCGTATACCATTTACTTTACCCGAGCGCGATCGTCAAGTTGTGGCACTACGCAATGTCTGTCTGGAAGCGAATAAGGTGTATAAGTTCAAAATACATTTCGAACGACGTCGTCAAAATGAAGACAATCCCTCTGCCACAATTATGATTGACTCACTGACGCTGGTACCACGCATTGAAGTAACATCGGTATTCACTGGCTCGATTGCTGCCGATCTGCGCCGGCGCGAATATATACAAATGGGCTGCAATCAGTCGCTGTATGACATACGTTACACCAACATTGTGGACCCACGTTGTCAAGACTTGGAGAATTACGCCAGCACGGAGATACATGATGGCGCGAGTATGTGTAACTGTAACCCGACAGGCGCGCTGAGTAAGGAATGTGACCCACATGGTGGTTTCTGTCAGTGCAAACCGAATGTAATGGGTCGTCAATGCGATCAGTGTGCTCCCGGCACGTATGGTTTTGGACCAGAAGGCTGTAAAGCTTGTGACTGTAATAGTATTGGCTCGAAAGACAACAACTGTGACCTAATTACGGGTCAGTGTGCTTGTCACCCCAATACCTACGGACGTGAGTGCGATCAGTGTCAACCGGGTTATTGGAACTTCCCCAACTGTCAGGTGTGCGAATGTAATGGACATGCTCAGCAATGTGACGCCCACACTGGTCAATGTATCAACTGTTTGGACTTTACAAACGGTTATGCTTGTGACGCTTGTTTGGAAGGCTATTACGGCAATCCCTTGTTGGGCAGTGAGATAGGCTGTCGCGCTTGCCGTTGCCCCGACACAGTTGCCAGCGGTAATACACATGCTGAAGGCTGCTCGCTTGATACACGCAATAATAACATGATTTGTCACTGCAAAGAGGGTTATGATGGCGGACGTTGTGAGGTCTGTGCTGACAATTATTTCGGCGATGCCGAGACACCAGGCGGCTCCTGCCAAAAATGTGATTGTAGCAACAATATCGATCTTTATGATACCGGAAATTGTGATCGACGCAATGGACAGTGCTTAAAATGTCTTTATGATACGACTGGCGATCATTGTGAGCTCTGTCGCAACGGTTATTTCGGTGATGCGTTACAACAGAATTGCGTACAATGCGATTGTGACTTTTTGGGCACGAACAAAACGATTATGCATTGCGATCGCTATACCGGCCAATGTCCGTGCTTGCCCAATGTACAGGGCATACGTTGCGATGAATGCGCGGTAAATCATTGGAAAATCGCTTCCGGTGAAGGTTGCGAAGCTTGTGAATGTGATCCAATTGGTTCCCTATCTGAACAATGTAACCGTTATACCGGTCAATGTGAGTGCCGAGATGGCTTTGGAGGACGTGCTTGTAATCAATGTCAATCGAATTACTGGGGCAATCCGAACGAAAAATGTCAACCCTGCGAATGCGATCCCTATGGCTCGGCAGACTTCCAATGCGATCGTGAGACCGGACAGTGTGTCTGTCACGAAGGTATGGGCGGTTATAAATGCAATGAATGTGCGCGTGGTTATCAAGGGCGTTTCCCGCATTGCGCACCTTGCGGCGAGTGCTTCAACAATTGGGATTTGATTTTACATGGTTTGGAAGACGCTACCGCAGAGGCCATACAGCGTGCGAAGGAGATCAAATTAGTTGGCGCTACCGGTGCGTATACGGCAGAGTTCAGCACTTTGgataagaaattgcaaaatatacGTGATCTGTTACAAAACACTACTGTTAGTTTGCAGGACATTGATGCTTTGGATAAGGAAGGTGCGGAACTCAAAGAAAAACTGCAAGCTTCACACAGTAAATTATTAGAGACCGAAGAGAACTTAGAGAATATACACTCATCTTTGAGTCTATCCACTGTTGAGCTCGAAGCGTTGCGTAATCAATCTGAGCTCGTGAAAAAATTGTCAAAGGAACTCAAAGAGAACGGCATACAGCTGCAGGAATCTAATATCGAAGGTGCACTGAATCTAACACGAAATGCATTCGAGCGTGTATTGGACTTGTCCGCATTGAAGAATGAAGCCGAAGACTTTGCGGCCAACACAGATCGCAACTGTAAGCGCGTCGAAACGTTGTCGAATAAGATAAAGGATGAACAAGATATGATCAAGGCGAACGATGGCATCATTACTGACCATCGCTACGAGCTTTTAACGCTAACCAGCATGATACCCGGTTTAAATAATGAAGTGTGCGATAAGAGTGGCGATCCGTGCGATTCGCTTTGTGGCGGCGCCGGTTGCGGCTCCTGTGGCGGTCTTTCCTGTGAACATGGCGCCCTAACGCGTACCGAAAAGGCGCTTAAAGTTGCCAAAGACAccgaacaaaaaattaaagataaaaaGGATGTAGCCGATCAAACTATACGTTCACTCTTCCAAGCTAAAGTCAACGCGTCCGAAGGTTATCAGAAGGCAAAGAGCGCCTACGAAGATGCCGAGCGTTACCTCAATCGCACCAATGAGAACATTAAAAAGGGTGAAGCCACGATCGAGCAACTGAACAATTTCATAAACAATAACACTGCACTGCCCACCGAGAGTCGTGACATTGCACAGCAAACACTCAAGCTAGACTTGAAATTGGATCCCGAAGAGATACAAGTACTGGGTGGCAAAATCAACGATGCTGTATCCTCACTCAAAAATGTCGAATCTATTATTTACAATACACGTGGCGATCTAGCGCGCGTAAACGAACTGCAAGCGAAGGCAAACACAACCAAAGAAACTGCCAACGAAATATTAGATACTGCCAATTCGGTAGTGAAGAATCTCGACGACGCTGATGCCTCACAACTGAAGGCCATCGATGCCATATCACAAGCCAATGGAAATATCGAACTTGCAGCCAAGGATTTGGATCAAATCGATCTGGAGACTAGCGAAGCTGAAGCGCCAGCTAATGCAACAGCACAACAGGTTGAAGATCTGGCCAAACAGGTTAGCCGTATACAAAAGAATATACTTAAAAATGAATTGGACGCTAAGGAAATCAAGAATGAAGCGATTGCAGTGAAAGAGGGCGCCTTGAACGGACGCGAATACTCCAAACAATTGCAGTCGGCCACGAATTTAGTCAATCAAACGTTAAGCGATCGTGCGCGCAACTCGGAGAGCGCACGTGAACGCGCCAAGAAACTGTTGCAACGTGCCTCCAAACTGACCGTTGACACTAACGATAAACTGAGTCAACTGCAGGTGATGCAAGACGTCTATATGGAGAAGAATAATACTTTGCAGAAGTTACAGGATGCTTTGAAGCCGCTCAACGATGAGCTGACTTTGTCGCTGCAGCAAATACAGGAGCATGCCGATCGTTACAGGCTGTGCACCGGCTAAAGCGGCAAGCCACGTGCATCTGTATAAGTTAGTTGGAATAAAAACGCAGTGTTGCAACATTGCATTTATACTTAATAACAATAGCCTTTGATAACTGCAATAATTTGCTGATTTTTGCGCATTAGAAAGACCAAAACTCAAATATATCGATTTTAAAGCCAGTGTTAAAAATGTCGGGGCGGCTGTGTCGcgtttattaatttcttttttttctaccCACATTCACTTTTTCTATTCTCCAATTGCATTGTAAGCCATATTGatgaacaaaatattaattttagtaaagcacaaaataaaaaaaataagaaacgaAAACGTGTCTGTTGTAAGcaaatgttatattttatatacatttatatataaaatatattttactctaTGTTAGTTTATTTAAAGAAGCCATCTCTaagaaacagcaaaaacaattaaaacaaaaacaatttttaagcaaaaagtaCTTGAATGACAAAATACGAAAGTCACATTCATTtactttatacacatatacacacacacatatatatacatacaatacataaacataaaa from Bactrocera oleae isolate idBacOlea1 chromosome 3, idBacOlea1, whole genome shotgun sequence includes the following:
- the LanB1 gene encoding laminin subunit beta-1; this translates as MSKSQRGSTYGCRLNYNNNNNNNNTSIRTLIAVCLFVLLSSCAVSTTQAQRLTGRRDRPLNPPREYKKTHPCERSSCYPATGNLLIGRENRLTASSTCGIHTPERFCILSHLEHKKCFLCDTREDTRNDPYKNHRIGQIIYKTKPGTNLPTWWQSENGKENVTIQLDLEAEFHFTHLIITFTTFRPAAMLIERSFDFGQTWHVYRYFAYDCEESFPGVPIVLRNITDVMCTSRYSHVEPSRNGEVIFRVLPPNINVSDPYATHVQNMLKMTNLRINFTKLHKLGDNLLDNRLEMEEKYYYGISNMVVRGSCSCYGHASQCLPLEGTESNEYDMVHGRCQCTHNTKGLNCETCEDFFNDLPWKPAFGKQTNACKKCECNEHAVSCHFDEKVFEQSGRISGGVCDNCMHNTQGQHCEECMPFFYRDPEQDIRSPEVCRPCNCDLNGALDEGICDSVNDPENGIEAGACHCKSNVKGRRCNICKDGFWNLLPENPDGCEQCTCNTLGTIDNSGCNMYTGECTCKRLVTGKDCNQCAPQTYGLSESEDGCTLCACDVGGSYDNFCDVITGQCRCRPHMSGRNCSQPKQNYFIPPLHVVHDVEFADVCISLNNNGNCTVVPYQPLPDRLPDYTGIGFTRVPENSEFIITVDDIPSSMPYDVVIRYQTTSRDDWEKAYITLVRNDEVDPDGVCASSVQPGSSVYETRIPFTLPERDRQVVALRNVCLEANKVYKFKIHFERRRQNEDNPSATIMIDSLTLVPRIEVTSVFTGSIAADLRRREYIQMGCNQSLYDIRYTNIVDPRCQDLENYASTEIHDGASMCNCNPTGALSKECDPHGGFCQCKPNVMGRQCDQCAPGTYGFGPEGCKACDCNSIGSKDNNCDLITGQCACHPNTYGRECDQCQPGYWNFPNCQVCECNGHAQQCDAHTGQCINCLDFTNGYACDACLEGYYGNPLLGSEIGCRACRCPDTVASGNTHAEGCSLDTRNNNMICHCKEGYDGGRCEVCADNYFGDAETPGGSCQKCDCSNNIDLYDTGNCDRRNGQCLKCLYDTTGDHCELCRNGYFGDALQQNCVQCDCDFLGTNKTIMHCDRYTGQCPCLPNVQGIRCDECAVNHWKIASGEGCEACECDPIGSLSEQCNRYTGQCECRDGFGGRACNQCQSNYWGNPNEKCQPCECDPYGSADFQCDRETGQCVCHEGMGGYKCNECARGYQGRFPHCAPCGECFNNWDLILHGLEDATAEAIQRAKEIKLVGATGAYTAEFSTLDKKLQNIRDLLQNTTVSLQDIDALDKEGAELKEKLQASHSKLLETEENLENIHSSLSLSTVELEALRNQSELVKKLSKELKENGIQLQESNIEGALNLTRNAFERVLDLSALKNEAEDFAANTDRNCKRVETLSNKIKDEQDMIKANDGIITDHRYELLTLTSMIPGLNNEVCDKSGDPCDSLCGGAGCGSCGGLSCEHGALTRTEKALKVAKDTEQKIKDKKDVADQTIRSLFQAKVNASEGYQKAKSAYEDAERYLNRTNENIKKGEATIEQLNNFINNNTALPTESRDIAQQTLKLDLKLDPEEIQVLGGKINDAVSSLKNVESIIYNTRGDLARVNELQAKANTTKETANEILDTANSVVKNLDDADASQLKAIDAISQANGNIELAAKDLDQIDLETSEAEAPANATAQQVEDLAKQVSRIQKNILKNELDAKEIKNEAIAVKEGALNGREYSKQLQSATNLVNQTLSDRARNSESARERAKKLLQRASKLTVDTNDKLSQLQVMQDVYMEKNNTLQKLQDALKPLNDELTLSLQQIQEHADRYRLCTG